In Actinoplanes sp. NBC_00393, a single genomic region encodes these proteins:
- a CDS encoding pilin yields the protein MCRTTRLAVLLGTAVLILLTPDLAAAAPTAPPSVNDLTTVINNLRYWIMGVLGSVATLFLCIGGARYLMAGGDPSEIERAKGSFKSAAVGYALALLAPVVLTILNSILVK from the coding sequence ATGTGCCGCACCACAAGGCTCGCCGTGCTGCTCGGCACGGCCGTTCTCATCCTGCTGACTCCCGACCTGGCCGCGGCGGCGCCGACCGCACCGCCGTCGGTCAACGACCTGACCACCGTCATCAACAACCTCCGCTACTGGATCATGGGAGTTCTGGGGTCGGTCGCCACCCTGTTCCTGTGCATCGGCGGCGCCCGCTACCTGATGGCCGGCGGCGACCCGTCGGAGATCGAACGAGCCAAGGGGAGCTTCAAGTCAGCCGCCGTCGGCTACGCCCTCGCCCTGCTGGCCCCGGTCGTGCTGACCATCCTCAACAGCATCCTGGTGAAATAG
- a CDS encoding TRM11 family SAM-dependent methyltransferase, translating into MPEREPKYGVCDDPFVAAEQPASQRPAMASLLVGQRSLIAQRRGRYVAGSTAHPDRMAPDLAATLIRDYTRPGDLVVDPFAGVGTTLIEAAHAGRDALGVDCDPGWVALVRANIALARRNGATGHSRILRGDATELPHGVPRELRGAASLILTAPPSSRTMPGRSQRVRASATPPAPPGRSCRRDRVDLIDGITAVLLGCVPLLKPGGLIVLVSTPHPRDQVLDAASDKIVQQVAADLNVVARRHAAHAVLRDGQLTPYGASRQTRPATTHGDKKTAVAIRYDDIVVLSPAATRVTRRRP; encoded by the coding sequence ATGCCTGAGCGGGAACCGAAGTATGGCGTCTGCGACGATCCGTTCGTCGCAGCCGAGCAACCTGCGTCGCAGCGGCCGGCGATGGCATCGTTACTGGTCGGGCAGCGCAGCCTCATCGCGCAACGGCGCGGCCGGTACGTCGCCGGATCCACCGCGCATCCGGACCGGATGGCACCGGACCTGGCGGCCACGCTGATCCGTGACTACACGCGCCCCGGCGACCTGGTCGTCGACCCGTTCGCCGGCGTCGGCACCACCCTGATCGAAGCCGCCCACGCCGGCCGCGACGCGCTCGGCGTCGACTGCGACCCGGGTTGGGTCGCGCTGGTCCGCGCCAACATCGCCCTCGCCCGCCGCAACGGAGCCACCGGCCACAGCCGGATCCTGCGCGGCGACGCCACCGAACTGCCGCACGGTGTGCCACGAGAGCTGCGTGGCGCGGCCAGCCTGATCCTCACCGCGCCGCCGTCCAGCCGAACCATGCCCGGGCGTTCACAACGCGTCCGCGCGTCGGCAACGCCGCCCGCGCCGCCCGGAAGATCGTGCCGACGCGACCGCGTCGACCTGATCGACGGCATCACCGCCGTGTTGCTGGGTTGCGTGCCGCTGCTCAAGCCGGGCGGGCTCATCGTGCTGGTGTCCACGCCGCACCCGCGCGACCAGGTCCTCGACGCCGCCTCGGACAAGATCGTTCAGCAAGTCGCCGCCGACCTGAACGTCGTCGCCCGCCGGCACGCCGCCCACGCCGTACTGCGGGACGGACAACTCACGCCGTACGGCGCCAGCCGGCAAACTCGACCGGCCACGACCCACGGTGACAAGAAGACGGCTGTTGCCATCCGATACGACGACATCGTCGTCCTGAGCCCTGCAGCTACGCGCGTGACGAGGCGGCGGCCTTGA
- a CDS encoding AbrB/MazE/SpoVT family DNA-binding domain-containing protein yields MNGRPLRKALPAVPGWHDLDSDVPASRSTSNQSTGLPLPPIITRRPAHPMFFAVSVVDSRGRVVAASIIDTLGWRPGHVVAFAVSEEQVVTVQRPLGTATPRSLRGTIRRSGRLILPATLRHRAGINQGNRLLLAANETSQLLQIYPALVLAAILQGHHDVNWRAR; encoded by the coding sequence TTGAACGGCCGCCCACTGCGCAAGGCCCTTCCGGCGGTGCCCGGCTGGCATGATCTCGACTCGGATGTGCCAGCAAGCCGCAGTACGTCGAATCAGTCCACCGGTCTGCCGCTACCGCCGATCATCACGCGCAGGCCTGCCCATCCGATGTTCTTCGCCGTGTCCGTGGTCGACAGCCGCGGGCGAGTCGTCGCCGCCAGCATCATCGACACGCTGGGATGGCGGCCGGGACACGTTGTCGCCTTCGCCGTCTCCGAGGAGCAGGTCGTGACAGTGCAACGGCCGCTGGGAACGGCTACCCCGCGGAGTCTTCGGGGGACGATCCGCCGTAGCGGGCGACTGATTCTTCCGGCCACGCTGCGCCACCGGGCCGGAATCAATCAGGGGAATCGCCTTCTGCTGGCGGCGAACGAAACCTCGCAGCTCCTGCAGATCTATCCAGCACTGGTGCTTGCCGCCATCCTGCAAGGCCACCACGACGTCAACTGGCGGGCGCGGTGA
- a CDS encoding tyrosine-type recombinase/integrase — protein sequence MTVPAESSAAASIATITALLNHLGITPEQLLDQTSGPKPEPPTFDQYIPQVAAAVSPGTRRLYETYWRRVREKWGNRRIDEPSPLEIRQLAEEVRSTVVARRNARGGRSAAEHLIAALRCLYRYAAADRLIDKSKNPAARVAKPRRQASTRRALPDKGLAQIIEVAASTGNDPDLDSLILRLHIETACRRAGALAIQRSDLDVEQCLVRLHEKGETIRWQPISPSLTAALVAHFAQRGDGQTEGQLLRYRNGQPITRRRYDYLWQRIGKHLPWVATQQISTHWLRHTTLTWVERQFGYAIARAYAGHSGRSDAGTTSSYIKADVEEVAVALSTLSREAHPLALSQRDRSRQ from the coding sequence GTGACCGTCCCAGCAGAATCGTCCGCAGCCGCCAGCATCGCCACGATCACCGCCCTGCTGAACCACCTCGGCATCACCCCCGAGCAACTCCTCGACCAGACGTCCGGGCCGAAGCCGGAGCCGCCAACCTTCGACCAGTACATTCCCCAAGTCGCCGCCGCGGTCAGCCCAGGCACCCGCCGTCTGTACGAGACCTACTGGCGGCGGGTCCGCGAAAAGTGGGGCAACCGACGCATCGACGAGCCCTCGCCGCTGGAGATCAGGCAGCTCGCGGAGGAAGTGCGCAGCACCGTGGTGGCTCGACGCAACGCCCGGGGTGGCAGATCAGCGGCGGAGCACCTCATCGCCGCCCTGCGCTGCCTCTACCGGTACGCAGCCGCCGACCGGTTGATCGACAAATCGAAGAACCCGGCGGCCCGCGTCGCCAAACCCCGGCGGCAGGCCAGCACACGCCGCGCGCTTCCGGACAAAGGCCTCGCGCAGATCATCGAGGTCGCCGCGAGCACCGGCAACGATCCCGACCTCGACTCGCTCATCCTCCGCCTGCACATCGAGACGGCATGCCGACGGGCCGGGGCCCTCGCCATCCAGCGCAGTGATCTCGACGTTGAGCAATGCCTCGTCCGGCTCCACGAGAAAGGCGAAACCATACGATGGCAGCCAATCTCGCCCAGCCTGACGGCAGCTCTGGTAGCGCACTTCGCGCAGCGGGGTGATGGGCAAACGGAAGGTCAACTGCTGCGGTACCGCAACGGCCAACCGATCACCCGCCGCCGCTACGACTACCTCTGGCAGCGCATCGGCAAGCACCTGCCCTGGGTGGCCACCCAACAGATCAGCACCCACTGGCTCCGTCACACCACCCTCACCTGGGTCGAACGCCAATTCGGATACGCGATCGCCCGCGCCTACGCTGGCCACAGCGGCAGGAGCGACGCCGGAACTACCTCCAGCTACATCAAGGCGGACGTCGAGGAGGTCGCCGTGGCGTTGTCGACGCTCAGTCGGGAGGCGCATCCGCTAGCGCTGTCTCAGCGAGATCGTTCTCGCCAGTGA
- the istB gene encoding IS21-like element helper ATPase IstB: protein MSTATKNRTPARAAAGDGLPSLIGYLTRVLKTPTIAAFWEELAVQAREENWSHEEYLAAVLQRQVADRESKGTTMRIRTAHFPQVKTLEDFNLDHLPSLRRDVLAHLATGTFVAKAENVLLLGPPGIGKTHLAIGLAIKAAHAGYSVLFDTASNWITRLTTAHQAGRLDAELKKIRRYKLIVVDEVGYIPFDQDAANLFFQLIASRYEQASIMVTSNLPFGRWGETFADDIVAAAMIDRLVHHAEVLTLTGDSYRTRHRRELLARETRTKRS from the coding sequence GTGAGCACAGCGACGAAGAACAGAACACCAGCCCGGGCTGCGGCCGGTGACGGCCTCCCGTCCCTGATCGGCTATCTGACCCGGGTCCTCAAGACCCCCACCATCGCAGCGTTCTGGGAGGAACTGGCCGTCCAGGCCCGCGAGGAGAACTGGTCGCACGAGGAATACCTGGCCGCGGTGCTGCAACGACAGGTTGCCGACCGGGAGTCCAAGGGCACCACGATGCGCATCCGCACCGCCCACTTCCCGCAGGTCAAGACCCTGGAGGACTTCAACCTCGACCACCTGCCGTCGCTACGCCGCGACGTCCTGGCGCACCTGGCCACCGGCACGTTCGTCGCCAAGGCCGAGAACGTGCTCCTGCTGGGCCCGCCCGGGATCGGCAAGACCCACCTGGCCATCGGCCTGGCCATCAAGGCCGCCCACGCCGGCTACTCGGTGCTGTTCGACACCGCCAGCAACTGGATCACCCGGCTCACCACCGCGCATCAAGCCGGCCGGCTCGACGCCGAACTGAAGAAGATCCGCCGCTACAAACTGATCGTGGTCGACGAAGTGGGCTACATCCCGTTCGACCAGGACGCCGCCAACCTGTTCTTCCAGCTCATCGCCTCACGCTATGAACAAGCTTCGATCATGGTCACCTCGAACCTGCCGTTCGGCCGCTGGGGCGAGACCTTCGCCGACGACATCGTCGCCGCCGCGATGATCGACCGCCTCGTCCACCACGCCGAGGTCCTCACCCTCACCGGCGACTCCTACCGAACCCGCCACCGGCGAGAACTCCTCGCCAGAGAAACACGCACCAAACGCTCATAA
- the istA gene encoding IS21 family transposase produces the protein MLKVEDWAEIRRLHRAEGVPIKEIARRLKIARNTVRSALASDRPPKYERTPRGSVTDAFEPRVRALLTEWPRMPAPEIARRIGWPHSLSPLKKLLTRIRPEYVGVDPVDRVVYEPGRLTQCDLWFPEPRIPVAAGQDRMLPVLVMTLAFSRFMTAVMIPSRQAGDILAGMWLLIQGVGRVSSTLLWDRESAIGGTGRVSVPAATFAGTLATRIQLAPPRDAEFKGMVERANGFLETSFLPGRTFASPGDFNAQLAEWLPFANARTVRSIQGRPVDLLDVEYPSLLVLPPTAPAVGLRERVRLGRDYYVRVDTVDYSVDPRVIGRFVDVTATLDTVAVHCDGHLVAWHQRCWAKQAVVTDPGHKQTAAALRREFAEQRRRRQAATRYHADGHAVSMRALPDYDALFGVDFNPPSEASNQ, from the coding sequence GTGCTGAAGGTGGAGGACTGGGCTGAGATCCGTCGGCTGCATCGAGCCGAGGGCGTGCCCATCAAGGAGATCGCTCGGCGGCTGAAGATCGCCCGGAACACGGTGCGGTCGGCGTTGGCCTCGGACCGGCCGCCGAAGTACGAGCGGACGCCGCGAGGGTCGGTGACCGACGCGTTCGAACCGCGGGTGCGGGCGTTGCTGACCGAGTGGCCGCGGATGCCGGCACCGGAGATCGCCCGACGGATCGGCTGGCCGCACTCACTGAGCCCGTTGAAGAAGCTGCTGACCCGGATCCGGCCGGAGTACGTAGGTGTGGATCCGGTGGATCGGGTGGTTTATGAGCCGGGCCGGTTGACCCAGTGTGACCTGTGGTTCCCGGAACCGCGGATCCCGGTCGCGGCCGGGCAGGACCGGATGCTGCCGGTGCTGGTGATGACCCTGGCATTCTCCCGGTTCATGACCGCGGTGATGATCCCGTCACGGCAGGCCGGTGACATCCTGGCCGGGATGTGGCTGCTGATCCAGGGCGTCGGCCGGGTGAGCAGCACGCTGTTGTGGGACCGGGAATCAGCGATCGGCGGGACCGGCCGGGTCAGCGTCCCGGCGGCGACGTTCGCCGGCACCCTCGCCACCCGGATCCAGCTGGCGCCACCGCGAGACGCCGAGTTCAAGGGCATGGTCGAACGCGCCAACGGATTCCTGGAGACCTCGTTCCTGCCCGGCCGCACGTTCGCCTCACCAGGCGACTTCAACGCCCAGCTCGCGGAGTGGCTGCCGTTCGCCAACGCCCGCACGGTCCGCTCGATCCAGGGCCGGCCGGTCGACCTGCTCGACGTCGAGTATCCGTCGCTGCTGGTCCTGCCGCCGACGGCACCGGCGGTCGGGCTTCGTGAGCGGGTGCGGCTGGGCCGTGACTACTACGTGCGGGTCGACACCGTGGACTACTCGGTCGACCCGCGGGTGATCGGCCGGTTCGTCGACGTGACCGCCACGTTGGACACCGTCGCCGTCCACTGCGACGGCCACCTCGTTGCTTGGCATCAGCGGTGCTGGGCCAAACAGGCCGTGGTCACCGACCCGGGCCACAAGCAGACCGCCGCCGCTCTGCGGCGCGAGTTCGCCGAGCAACGCCGCCGCCGGCAGGCCGCGACCCGCTACCACGCCGACGGTCACGCCGTGAGCATGCGGGCGCTGCCGGACTACGACGCCCTGTTCGGCGTCGATTTCAACCCACCATCGGAAGCGAGTAACCAGTAG